In the genome of Rhizobium rhizogenes, one region contains:
- a CDS encoding DUF192 domain-containing protein gives MAALRAMVKSAVMALLFFTLAGTAQSQERQIFSSEPLTVETASGKAHDFVAELALDNAQREQGLMFRKSMPPENGMLFDFGEARDVAMWMRNTLIPLDMLFIARDGRITHIHENAVPHSEAIISSRGPVKFVLELNGGTAKRYGIKPGDMVRSAQIGNRK, from the coding sequence ATGGCCGCCCTGCGTGCCATGGTGAAAAGCGCCGTCATGGCGCTTCTTTTTTTCACCCTCGCCGGCACCGCCCAGTCCCAGGAACGGCAGATATTCTCGTCCGAACCGCTGACGGTCGAAACCGCTTCCGGTAAAGCCCACGACTTCGTTGCCGAACTGGCGCTCGACAATGCCCAGCGCGAGCAGGGCCTGATGTTCCGCAAGTCCATGCCGCCGGAAAATGGGATGCTGTTCGATTTCGGTGAGGCGCGGGATGTGGCCATGTGGATGCGCAACACCCTCATCCCGCTCGACATGCTGTTCATCGCACGCGACGGACGCATCACCCATATCCATGAGAATGCGGTTCCGCATTCGGAAGCGATCATCAGCTCCCGCGGTCCGGTAAAATTCGTGCTTGAACTGAATGGCGGCACTGCAAAACGTTATGGCATCAAGCCGGGCGATATGGTCCGCAGTGCGCAGATCGGCAACCGGAAGTGA
- a CDS encoding DUF982 domain-containing protein produces the protein MLINRTEPCHHASWMKPVAIHLPLCVAVEIYSPLVALDMLMYRWPEEHGPEYEEARRNCLDAIAGKCDIEKARESFLVASSHAHILNIH, from the coding sequence ATGCTGATCAACAGAACGGAGCCGTGTCACCACGCCTCGTGGATGAAGCCGGTGGCGATCCACCTGCCGCTGTGCGTGGCCGTGGAGATCTACAGCCCGCTGGTCGCACTCGACATGCTGATGTACCGCTGGCCGGAAGAACACGGGCCGGAATATGAAGAAGCGCGCAGAAACTGCCTCGATGCCATCGCCGGCAAATGCGATATCGAAAAAGCCCGGGAATCGTTTCTCGTCGCAAGCAGTCACGCGCATATTCTGAACATCCACTAA
- a CDS encoding ceramide glucosyltransferase has translation METVFALCAILLLAFNLLGVLLAAWRLARRDADNMLARLKPPVSIVVPLRGVESFTPLTLSRAFELDWPDYELLFCVADEFDPVIDEVRRASAAFPAIAAQILIGDDRISANPKLNNCVKGWRAARHEWVILADSNVLMPKSYIATMMSAWRPDSGLVCSPPLGSRPAGFWAHVECAFLNGSQGRWQYAAEAIGMGFAQGKSMLWNKPFLEDHGGIRALAAEIAEDAASTKLIRNAGRKVHLVSAPFEQPLGHRHAGEIWSRQTRWARLRRVTFPQYFAPEILTGALPPLLFALAAAAMMDADLAPTAFAVLAIMYVPELALVALNRWPLSLYTLPAMIARDMIMPVVWARSWIGSAVAWRGNVMTIGTAESTLAGPSAD, from the coding sequence ATGGAAACTGTCTTTGCCCTTTGCGCGATCCTGCTCCTTGCCTTCAATCTTCTCGGCGTCCTGCTGGCCGCATGGCGGCTGGCACGTCGCGACGCGGACAACATGCTTGCGCGGCTAAAACCGCCGGTCTCCATCGTCGTGCCCCTGCGCGGGGTGGAAAGCTTTACCCCGCTGACGCTGTCGCGTGCCTTTGAGCTCGACTGGCCGGATTACGAATTGCTGTTCTGCGTCGCCGATGAATTCGATCCGGTGATTGACGAGGTGCGCCGGGCGAGCGCCGCCTTCCCGGCAATCGCGGCGCAGATTCTTATCGGCGACGACCGCATCAGCGCCAATCCCAAGCTGAACAATTGCGTCAAGGGCTGGCGCGCGGCCCGGCACGAATGGGTCATCCTCGCCGATTCGAACGTGCTGATGCCGAAATCCTATATAGCGACCATGATGTCGGCCTGGCGGCCAGATAGCGGGCTGGTCTGCTCACCGCCGCTCGGTTCGCGGCCGGCGGGCTTCTGGGCGCATGTGGAATGCGCCTTCCTCAACGGCTCGCAGGGCCGCTGGCAATATGCGGCGGAAGCGATCGGCATGGGTTTCGCGCAGGGCAAGTCGATGTTGTGGAACAAGCCGTTTCTGGAAGATCACGGCGGCATCCGCGCACTCGCCGCTGAAATTGCCGAGGACGCCGCCTCGACGAAACTGATCAGAAATGCCGGCCGCAAGGTGCATCTGGTTTCCGCCCCCTTCGAACAGCCCCTCGGCCATCGCCACGCCGGCGAAATCTGGTCGCGCCAGACCCGCTGGGCACGGCTGAGACGCGTGACCTTCCCACAATATTTCGCACCGGAAATCCTCACCGGCGCGCTTCCCCCGCTTCTCTTCGCACTCGCCGCCGCTGCCATGATGGACGCGGACCTTGCCCCAACCGCCTTTGCCGTCCTCGCCATCATGTATGTACCGGAGCTGGCGCTCGTCGCCCTCAACCGCTGGCCGCTGTCCCTTTATACGCTGCCCGCCATGATCGCCCGGGATATGATCATGCCCGTCGTCTGGGCCCGCAGCTGGATCGGCAGCGCGGTGGCCTGGCGTGGCAATGTCATGACGATCGGCACGGCAGAGAGCACATTGGCTGGACCTTCTGCAGACTGA
- a CDS encoding BON domain-containing protein yields MFNLSGIQESFFGDRMAGVCQAITSALAFESGLEKSRISATVENDVIYLEGTADSVEAIDIAINLAASISNCRILSHIEPVY; encoded by the coding sequence ATGTTCAATTTGTCAGGCATTCAGGAAAGCTTCTTCGGAGACCGCATGGCCGGCGTTTGTCAGGCGATCACCTCGGCCCTGGCCTTTGAATCGGGTCTCGAAAAGTCGCGTATTTCCGCAACCGTTGAAAATGATGTGATCTATCTGGAAGGTACGGCCGATTCGGTCGAGGCGATCGACATTGCCATCAATCTTGCCGCTTCCATTTCCAACTGCCGGATTTTGAGCCATATCGAGCCGGTCTACTGA
- a CDS encoding cold-shock protein → MADRMSSKTIVDLEDLSGDAVDLTEITGVVKWFDVAKGFGFIVPDNGTQDVLLHVSCLRRDGYQTILEGTRIVALIQRRDRGFQAFRILSMDQSTAVHPSQLPPVRTHVQVTPSSGLERAIVKWFNRTKGFGFLTRGEGTEDIFVHMETLRRFGLTELRPGQVVLVRYGDGDKGLMAAEIHPDNPASIGMSH, encoded by the coding sequence ATGGCTGATAGGATGTCATCGAAGACGATAGTCGATCTCGAGGACCTTTCGGGCGATGCCGTGGACCTGACCGAAATCACCGGCGTCGTGAAGTGGTTCGACGTCGCCAAGGGTTTCGGCTTCATCGTGCCTGACAACGGCACGCAGGATGTGCTGCTGCACGTCTCCTGCCTGCGCCGTGACGGATACCAGACTATCCTCGAAGGTACGCGCATCGTCGCCCTCATCCAGCGGCGCGACCGCGGCTTCCAGGCTTTCCGCATCCTGTCCATGGACCAGTCGACCGCCGTTCACCCTTCGCAGCTGCCGCCCGTGCGCACCCATGTGCAGGTGACGCCGTCCAGCGGGCTGGAGCGCGCCATCGTCAAGTGGTTCAACCGTACCAAGGGTTTCGGCTTCCTGACGCGTGGCGAAGGAACGGAAGATATTTTCGTGCATATGGAAACGCTGCGCCGTTTCGGCCTGACGGAGCTTCGTCCCGGCCAGGTGGTGCTGGTGCGTTATGGTGATGGCGACAAGGGCCTGATGGCCGCGGAAATCCATCCCGACAACCCCGCTTCCATCGGGATGTCGCATTGA